From a single Oncorhynchus tshawytscha isolate Ot180627B linkage group LG33, Otsh_v2.0, whole genome shotgun sequence genomic region:
- the LOC121841635 gene encoding extensin-like: protein MWLALTVCRIPTTPPPHSSPPPHLHTAPPTHLHTAPRHPTSTQHPQPTSTQHPNPSPHSTPTHLHTAPQPFSTQHPQPTSTQHPQPTSTQHPNPSPHSTPNTSTQHPQPTSTQLPATPPPHSTPNPPPHSTPNPPPAQLPTAPHPPPHSTPTHLHTAPPTHLHTAPPTHLHTAPATPPPHSTPNPPPTAPCHPTSTQHPQPTSTQHPHPTSTQHPQPTSTQLPATPPPDSCPQPTSTQPLPPHLQTAPPTHLHTAPCHPTSTQHPQPTCHTAPTSRQHPQPTSRQLPATPPPDSTPNPPPHSSLPPHLQTAALHSTSRQPLHRTSRQPPTHLQTAPLHPTSTQLPATPPPDSTSPPHLQTAPDPLHLQTAHPTHLQTAPLHCTSRQLLSTPPPDSPCSPHLQTAPQPHLQTAPLHYTSRQPLSTPPPDSPCSPHPTAPHPPPDSPSPPTSRQPPPLHLQTAPLHRTPTQPPTPPTSRQLLSLHLQTDPSLHLQTAPLPQPPPDSPSPPHPDSPPPPHLQTAPDLTSRQLLSTPPPHSPSPLHLHTAPRHPTSTQPPQPTSTQPPAPPPPNSPLPPQLDLQLAPHLHTAPSPPHPQPPATPPPPTQPPPPTPDRPDLISRQLLSPTSTQPPASPPPDRPDLTSRQPIHPTSTQPPTPPHLQTAPLHRTSRQLFSTPPPGSPLYRTSRQLLSTPPPDSPPQPQPHTTTQPPDPTSPPDSPYTLPPHSPSTPPHPTSTLHTPFSLLRE from the coding sequence ATGTGGCTGGCGCTCACTGTCTGCAGAATACCCACCACCCCACCTCCACACAGCTCCCCGCCACCCCACCTCCACACAGCACCCCCAACCCACCTCCACACAGCTCCCCGCCACCCCACCTCCACACAGCACCCCCAACCCACCTCCACACAGCACCCCAACCCATCTCCACACAGCACCCCAACCCACCTCCACACAGCACCCCAACCCTTCTCCACACAGCACCCCCAACCCACCTCCACACAGCACCCCCAACCCACCTCCACACAGCACCCCAACCCATCTCCACACAGCACCCCCAACACCTCCACACAGCACCCCCAACCCACCTCCACACAGCTCCCCGCCACCCCACCTCCACACAGCACCCCCAACCCACCTCCACACAGCACCCCCAACCCACCTCCAGCACAGCTCCCCACAGCACCCCACCCACCTCCACACAGCACCCCAACCCACCTCCACACAGCTCCCCCAACCCACCTCCACACAGCACCCCCAACCCACCTCCACACAGCTCCCGCCACCCCACCTCCACACAGCACCCCCAACCCACCTCCCACAGCTCCCTGCCACCCCACCTCCACACAGCACCCCCAACCCACCTCCACacagcacccccaccccacctccacaCAGCACCCCCAACCCACCTCCACACAGCTCCCTGCCACCCCACCTCCAGACAGCTGCCCCCAACCCACCTCCACACAGCCCCTGCCACCCCACCTCCAGACAGCACCCCCAACCCACCTCCACACAGCTCCCTGCCACCCCACCTCCACACAGCACCCACAGCCCACCTGCCACACAGCTCCCACCTCCAGACAGCACCCCCAACCCACCTCCAGACAGCTCCCTGCCACCCCACCTCCAGACAGCACCCCCAACCCACCTCCACACAGCTCCCTGCCACCCCACCTCCAGACAGCTGCTCTCCACTCCACCTCCAGACAGCCCCTCCACCGCACCTCCAGACAGCCCCCAACCCACCTCCAGACAgcccctctccaccccacctccacACAGCTCCCTGCCACTCCACCTCCAGACAGCACCTCTCCACCGCACCTCCAGACAGCCCCTGaccccctccacctccagacAGCTCACCCAACCCACCTCCAGACAGCCCCTCTCCACTGCACCTCCAGACAGCTGCTCTCCACTCCACCTCCAGACAGCCCCTGTTCACCGCACCTCCAGACAGCCCCCCAACCCCACCTCCAGACAGCCCCTCTCCACTACACCTCCAGACAGcccctctccactccacctcCAGACAGCCCCTGTTCACCGCACCCCACAGCCCCCCACCCACCTCCAGACAGtccctctccacccacctccagacagccccctcccctccacctccagacAGCCCCTCTCCACCGCACCCCCACACAGCCCCCGACCCCCCCCACCTCCAGACAGctgctctccctccacctccagacAGACCCCTCCCTGCACCTCCAGACAGCCCCTCTCCCCCAACCACCTCCAGACAGCCCCTCTCCCCCACATCCAGACAGCCCCCCTCCACCGCACCTCCAGACAGCCCCCGACCTCACCTCCAGACAGCTGCTCTCCACTCCACCTCCACACAGCCCCTCTCCACTGCACCTCCACACAGCCCCCCGCCACCCCACCTCCACACAGCCCCCCCAACCCACCTCCACACAGCCCCCTGCCCCCCCACCTCCAAACAGCCCCCTGCCACCCCAACTCGACCTCCAATTAGCCCCCCACCTCCACACAGCCCccagccccccccacccccagcccCCTGCCACCCCCCCACCTCCAACACagcccccccctcccaccccagACAGACCCGACCTCATCTCCAGACAGCTGctctcccccacctccacacAGCCCCCAGCCTCCCCACCTCCAGACAGACCCGACCTCACCTCCAGACAGCCCATCCACCCTACCTCCACACAGCCACCCACCCCACCGCACCTCCAGACAGCCCCTCTCCACCGCACCTCCAGACAGCTGTTCTCCACTCCACCTCCAGGCAGCCCCCTTTACCGCACCTCCAGACAGCTGCTCTCCACTCCACCTCCAGACAgccccccccaaccccaaccccacaccaccacacagccCCCTGACCCGACCTCACCTCCAGACAGCCCATACACCCTACCTCCACACagcccctccaccccaccccaccccacctccacactccacacTCCTTTCTCCCTTCTGAGGGAATAA